One Methylomonas sp. LL1 DNA window includes the following coding sequences:
- a CDS encoding AmpG family muropeptide MFS transporter yields MAKAKQSWRHAFSVYTQPAVLGMIFLGFSAGLPFILVSSTLSAWLADESVSLSVIGYFSLVGVAYSIKVFWAPVVDRLPLPFITRVFGRRRGWMLLSQFGIAAGLWGMSQMPVATHLQQLAWLSVWVAFCSATQDIVIDAYRIEVVAVKFQGAMAAMYVFGYRLALLVAGAGALYIAEFINWQIAYQVMAGLMLIGIISTLLIDEPRHDVDQFTQTIEKNVGQTFNIEPDAGPITGLLRWFADAVISPFVEFFQRNGRAGFLILALIALYKMSDIAMGVMANPFYLDLGFTKKEIADVTKVFGFFMTILGTSLGGVFVLRYGIMRPLLLGAIIVALTNLLFAVLAVVQPNLYLLAAVVSADNLCGGIAASVFIAYLSSLTNSTYTATQYALFSSLMTLPAKLIGGFSGAIVSGYGYAGFFIYASLIGIPAIILVVLVIRKKAINVDDGLKAKVAE; encoded by the coding sequence TTGGCAAAAGCTAAGCAAAGTTGGCGCCACGCTTTCTCCGTTTATACCCAGCCAGCAGTTCTGGGTATGATTTTTCTGGGTTTTTCCGCCGGTCTTCCTTTTATATTGGTTTCTTCGACCTTGTCTGCCTGGTTGGCGGATGAGAGTGTCAGTCTGTCCGTCATCGGCTATTTCAGTCTGGTTGGTGTCGCTTATTCCATCAAGGTATTTTGGGCACCGGTTGTCGACCGTTTGCCGCTACCTTTTATTACCCGGGTTTTTGGTAGGCGGCGCGGCTGGATGCTGCTCTCGCAGTTTGGTATCGCCGCTGGTTTATGGGGCATGAGTCAAATGCCTGTTGCTACACATCTGCAACAATTGGCCTGGTTGTCCGTTTGGGTGGCATTTTGTTCCGCGACCCAGGACATCGTTATCGATGCCTATCGTATCGAAGTCGTTGCCGTGAAATTTCAAGGGGCGATGGCGGCCATGTATGTGTTTGGCTATCGCTTGGCCTTGCTGGTAGCCGGGGCCGGGGCCTTATACATAGCCGAATTCATCAATTGGCAAATCGCCTATCAGGTGATGGCAGGTTTAATGTTGATAGGGATTATTTCGACGTTGCTGATTGACGAGCCTAGGCATGATGTCGATCAGTTTACCCAAACCATTGAAAAGAATGTGGGGCAAACCTTCAATATTGAGCCCGATGCCGGGCCGATAACCGGATTGCTTAGATGGTTCGCCGATGCGGTCATCAGTCCTTTTGTCGAGTTTTTTCAGCGTAATGGCCGTGCCGGTTTTTTGATACTGGCTTTGATCGCGCTGTATAAAATGAGCGATATTGCGATGGGGGTGATGGCGAATCCGTTTTATCTGGATTTGGGGTTTACGAAAAAAGAAATCGCCGATGTCACTAAGGTGTTCGGTTTTTTCATGACCATACTCGGCACCTCGTTGGGTGGGGTATTTGTTTTGCGTTATGGCATTATGCGGCCGTTGTTATTGGGCGCGATCATTGTAGCGTTGACGAATCTGTTATTCGCGGTCTTGGCCGTTGTTCAGCCGAATTTGTATTTGTTGGCCGCCGTGGTCAGCGCCGATAATCTATGTGGCGGTATTGCCGCGTCGGTATTTATTGCCTATTTATCCAGTTTAACCAATAGCACTTATACGGCTACACAATATGCCTTGTTTAGCTCGTTGATGACGCTGCCCGCAAAGTTGATTGGCGGGTTTTCCGGTGCGATTGTGTCCGGTTATGGATACGCTGGATTTTTTATATATGCGTCATTAATTGGCATTCCGGCAATCATTCTAGTGGTTTTAGTGATCAGAAAAAAGGCTATTAACGTTGATGATGGGTTGAAAGCTAAGGTAGCGGAATAG
- the rpmE gene encoding 50S ribosomal protein L31 codes for MKPEIHPEYKQITVTCGCGNTFETGSVLSKDLHIEVCSSCHPFYTGKQRVVDTSGRVDKFRKKFGK; via the coding sequence ATGAAACCAGAAATTCATCCTGAATATAAACAGATTACTGTCACTTGCGGCTGCGGTAATACTTTCGAAACAGGTTCGGTCCTGTCAAAAGACTTGCATATAGAGGTTTGCTCGTCTTGCCACCCTTTTTATACCGGCAAGCAACGGGTAGTCGATACCTCCGGACGTGTGGATAAATTCCGTAAAAAATTCGGTAAATAA
- a CDS encoding penicillin-binding protein 1A: MYSQDGLLIGQFGEKRRIPIAIGEVPQLQIRAFLAAEDERFYTHPGVDYKGLLRAANQLIATGKKRQGGSTITMQVARNFLLSKEKTFLRKLKEILLALQIEQRYSKDQILELYLNKIYMGQRAYGLAAAAQTYYGKNLNELKLYQQAMIAGLPKAPSVYNPIVNADRALERRNYVLRRMLELNYIKYNEYNQALNTADDATIQPTNIQFNAPFVAEMARQELVDKYGDDAYTLGLKVYTTVPSRLQTASDRAVQSALHQYDERHHYRGLPHKKFKPGNMLPALQTLGDCRQAVVTSLSATGITIKLPDDSTASLPWQNIPWENLVINKTRYQDNKFSFIQPNDIIWVRQLADQSWALSQIPAAEGAFAALNPVNGAILAISGSFDFNRSSFNRATQSRRQPGSGFKPFIYTAALEKGFTPASIINDAPIVIEDPSLENDWRPENYTRKYLGPTALRVALRQSINLVSIRLLQDVGIPYALETSMRFGFSREQLPTTLSLALGSGNAPPLKMAAAYAVFANGGFLVKPYLIDRIEDHTGSVLFQANPETACLDCQDDNQSLRKPAPRVISEKTHFLMNSLLRDVVERGTATQAKQVLNRSDLAGKTGTTNEQRDAWFNGYTHNIAASAWLGFDNSHSLGKGETGGKAALPMWIEFMKTALENIPETQLIPPTGIVQAYINPRDGLLLAQDNKNGLWEYFAEETVPKVYSAPKQPEFELDGEWYQEALF, encoded by the coding sequence GTGTACAGCCAGGACGGATTGCTGATCGGGCAATTTGGCGAAAAACGCCGTATACCCATTGCAATCGGCGAAGTGCCACAACTGCAAATCCGTGCTTTTCTGGCCGCCGAAGATGAACGCTTCTACACTCATCCGGGGGTGGACTATAAAGGATTACTGCGGGCGGCTAATCAGCTTATTGCAACCGGCAAAAAACGGCAGGGCGGCAGCACCATTACCATGCAAGTCGCGCGTAATTTCTTACTGAGCAAAGAAAAGACTTTTTTACGTAAATTAAAAGAAATCCTGTTGGCTCTGCAAATCGAACAGCGTTATTCAAAAGATCAAATTCTCGAGCTTTACCTGAACAAAATCTACATGGGCCAACGCGCTTATGGCCTGGCCGCCGCCGCGCAAACCTATTACGGAAAAAACCTGAACGAACTAAAACTCTATCAGCAGGCCATGATTGCCGGCCTGCCCAAAGCCCCATCGGTTTATAATCCTATCGTTAACGCAGACAGAGCACTGGAAAGACGTAACTATGTATTACGCCGCATGCTGGAATTGAATTACATCAAATACAACGAATACAATCAGGCACTCAACACAGCCGATGACGCTACCATCCAGCCGACCAATATCCAATTCAACGCGCCCTTCGTTGCCGAAATGGCCAGACAGGAACTGGTGGACAAATATGGCGACGATGCCTATACCCTCGGCCTCAAAGTCTACACCACGGTTCCATCCCGTTTGCAAACAGCCTCGGACCGTGCCGTACAAAGCGCCTTGCATCAATACGACGAACGCCACCACTACCGAGGCCTGCCGCATAAAAAGTTTAAGCCGGGCAATATGCTGCCTGCCCTACAAACCTTGGGCGATTGCCGGCAGGCTGTAGTTACTTCGCTGTCGGCCACCGGAATTACGATTAAATTGCCGGACGATTCAACTGCATCACTACCTTGGCAAAACATTCCTTGGGAAAATTTAGTTATCAATAAAACCCGATATCAAGACAACAAATTTTCCTTCATTCAGCCCAACGATATAATTTGGGTCAGACAACTAGCCGATCAGTCCTGGGCCTTAAGCCAAATACCAGCGGCCGAAGGGGCGTTTGCCGCGCTCAACCCCGTTAATGGCGCCATCTTAGCCATTTCCGGCAGCTTTGATTTCAATCGCAGCAGTTTCAATCGCGCCACGCAATCCCGACGCCAACCTGGCTCGGGCTTCAAGCCCTTCATATACACGGCAGCCCTGGAGAAAGGCTTCACTCCGGCCAGCATCATTAATGACGCTCCGATCGTGATCGAAGATCCTTCGCTTGAAAACGATTGGCGTCCGGAAAACTACACCCGCAAATATCTAGGCCCTACCGCATTAAGGGTTGCGTTGCGCCAATCCATCAATCTCGTCTCTATCCGGTTATTGCAGGACGTCGGTATTCCATATGCGTTGGAGACTTCCATGCGATTTGGCTTCTCCCGCGAACAACTTCCCACAACCTTATCACTGGCGCTGGGCAGCGGTAATGCGCCTCCTTTAAAAATGGCTGCCGCTTATGCCGTGTTTGCTAACGGTGGTTTTTTAGTGAAACCCTATTTAATCGATCGCATTGAGGACCATACCGGCAGCGTGTTATTTCAGGCCAATCCGGAAACGGCATGCCTGGATTGCCAGGACGACAATCAATCCCTTCGCAAGCCCGCGCCACGGGTCATTTCGGAAAAAACTCATTTCTTGATGAATAGCCTGCTGCGTGACGTGGTTGAGCGCGGCACGGCCACCCAGGCTAAACAAGTGCTGAACCGTAGTGATCTTGCCGGTAAAACAGGGACTACCAATGAGCAACGCGACGCCTGGTTTAATGGTTATACCCATAATATCGCCGCCTCGGCCTGGCTGGGCTTCGACAATTCACATTCATTGGGAAAAGGGGAGACGGGCGGTAAGGCTGCCTTGCCTATGTGGATAGAATTCATGAAAACCGCGCTCGAAAACATCCCGGAAACACAATTGATCCCGCCGACCGGCATTGTTCAAGCCTATATCAATCCTAGGGATGGATTATTACTAGCTCAAGATAACAAAAATGGGCTATGGGAATATTTTGCCGAGGAAACGGTACCGAAGGTATATTCAGCCCCGAAACAACCCGAATTTGAACTTGATGGAGAATGGTATCAAGAAGCGCTGTTCTAA
- a CDS encoding pilus assembly protein PilM, which yields MSWFNRNQSALLGIDISTAAVKLLELSQTGARFKVESYAVAPLPQDAIIDKNITNVELIGNAIKAAVKQSGTRAKRACVAVAGSSVMTKIISMPASLNDAEMEEQIMVEADQYIPYSLDEVNLDFEVQGVSKNNPEMLDVLLAASRRENIEDRVEALAHAGLKAAIVDVEAFAMENAFTLLADQLPEKVENKTVAIADIGATMTALNILYEGKTIYTREQGFGGKQLTEEIQRRYGLSYEEAGLAKRHGGLPDNYIPDVLEPFKRAMLQQIARSLQFFVSSSANRGVDALILAGGCASIPGLDKLVERDLGIPSYIANPFINMALSNRVKPQSLSNDTPAMMIACGLALRSFD from the coding sequence ATGAGCTGGTTTAACAGGAATCAGTCCGCTTTGCTCGGTATCGATATCAGTACGGCAGCGGTTAAATTATTGGAGTTAAGTCAAACCGGCGCCCGCTTCAAAGTCGAAAGCTATGCGGTAGCGCCGCTTCCGCAGGATGCGATTATCGACAAAAACATTACCAATGTTGAGTTAATCGGTAATGCGATAAAAGCCGCAGTCAAACAATCCGGTACTCGTGCCAAACGCGCCTGCGTGGCTGTCGCGGGTTCGTCGGTCATGACCAAAATAATCTCCATGCCGGCATCCTTGAATGATGCCGAGATGGAAGAGCAGATCATGGTCGAGGCAGATCAATACATTCCGTATTCACTGGATGAAGTAAATCTTGATTTTGAGGTGCAAGGGGTTTCAAAAAACAATCCGGAGATGCTGGACGTGTTGTTGGCCGCATCTCGGCGTGAAAATATCGAAGACCGGGTTGAGGCGCTGGCGCATGCCGGCTTGAAAGCCGCCATCGTCGATGTGGAGGCCTTTGCCATGGAAAATGCTTTTACCTTGCTTGCCGACCAATTGCCTGAAAAAGTCGAAAATAAAACCGTCGCCATTGCCGACATTGGCGCAACCATGACCGCGTTGAATATTTTGTACGAAGGCAAAACCATTTACACGCGTGAACAAGGATTTGGCGGCAAACAGCTTACCGAAGAAATTCAACGCCGCTATGGGCTTTCCTATGAAGAAGCGGGATTGGCAAAGCGTCACGGTGGGTTGCCCGATAATTATATTCCCGATGTGTTGGAACCTTTCAAAAGGGCCATGCTGCAACAAATCGCCCGCTCGCTTCAGTTTTTTGTGTCTTCGAGCGCCAATCGCGGGGTAGATGCCTTGATTTTGGCGGGAGGCTGTGCCTCTATCCCCGGTTTGGACAAGTTGGTCGAACGTGATCTCGGCATTCCTTCGTATATCGCCAATCCGTTTATCAATATGGCGCTATCCAATCGAGTCAAGCCCCAGAGTTTAAGTAACGATACGCCTGCCATGATGATTGCTTGCGGTTTAGCGTTAAGGAGTTTTGATTAA
- a CDS encoding PilN domain-containing protein has translation MAKINLLPWREELRKKRQQDFVTGIGAGVLGTALILVLVYLFIEGMKEHQDHRNSMLKSEIAVLDKKIAEIKDIEDKKNRLLTKIDVIQKLQESRPEIVHLFDELAKSTPEGVYLTKFTQIDTALTMDGKAESNARVSALMRAIDNSPWLNSPVLGVIKGQGKKSGEMNDFSMTAKQGKKAVNDQKGAAQ, from the coding sequence ATGGCAAAAATTAACTTACTTCCTTGGCGTGAAGAACTGCGTAAAAAAAGGCAACAAGATTTTGTAACCGGTATTGGTGCGGGCGTTTTGGGTACTGCCTTAATTTTGGTTCTGGTTTATCTGTTTATAGAAGGGATGAAAGAGCACCAAGATCACAGAAACTCAATGTTGAAGAGTGAAATTGCCGTTCTTGATAAGAAAATCGCGGAAATTAAGGATATAGAAGATAAAAAAAATAGGCTGCTTACTAAAATCGATGTCATTCAAAAGTTGCAGGAGAGTCGGCCGGAAATTGTGCACTTGTTTGACGAGTTGGCCAAATCGACTCCCGAAGGGGTTTATCTGACAAAATTTACTCAGATCGATACCGCGTTAACGATGGATGGTAAGGCTGAGTCGAATGCCAGGGTTTCTGCATTAATGCGGGCCATCGACAATTCACCTTGGCTTAACAGTCCGGTTTTGGGCGTTATAAAAGGCCAAGGCAAAAAGAGTGGTGAAATGAATGATTTTTCAATGACGGCCAAACAGGGGAAAAAGGCCGTTAATGATCAGAAGGGGGCGGCGCAATGA
- a CDS encoding type 4a pilus biogenesis protein PilO → MNLSEVNWDINSAGSWPTPIKIAAGLIVSLLVVAANVYYITIPQLDQLEVLEKEESTLKTSFETKQKKAINLQDYRDQLALIESSLGEMLKQMPTKAEVANLLVDISQTGLASGLEFKLFQPSAEIRKEFYSELPINIQVVGKYEELGLFVSGLASLPRIVTVHNVNIAPPKGDKTSASDKSGILTMSAVIKTYNEGDQENVPKKKETGKPRKKGGK, encoded by the coding sequence ATGAACCTATCTGAAGTGAATTGGGATATCAATTCCGCGGGCAGCTGGCCTACTCCGATAAAAATCGCGGCCGGATTGATTGTGTCGCTTTTGGTTGTGGCGGCAAATGTGTATTACATAACCATCCCCCAGCTTGATCAGCTTGAAGTGTTGGAAAAGGAAGAAAGCACGCTAAAAACCTCCTTTGAAACCAAACAAAAAAAGGCCATCAATCTACAGGATTATCGTGACCAATTGGCTTTGATCGAGTCTTCATTGGGTGAAATGTTGAAGCAAATGCCTACCAAGGCCGAGGTGGCCAACTTATTGGTCGATATCTCTCAGACCGGTTTAGCCAGTGGATTGGAATTTAAGTTGTTTCAACCCAGCGCGGAAATTCGTAAAGAGTTTTATTCGGAGCTACCGATTAACATACAGGTGGTTGGCAAGTATGAAGAATTGGGCCTGTTTGTCAGCGGTTTGGCTTCTCTGCCGCGTATCGTTACCGTGCATAATGTCAATATTGCTCCGCCTAAAGGCGATAAAACAAGTGCTTCAGATAAATCAGGTATTTTGACCATGTCCGCCGTTATAAAAACCTATAACGAAGGCGACCAGGAAAATGTCCCGAAAAAGAAAGAAACGGGTAAGCCGAGAAAAAAGGGAGGTAAGTGA
- a CDS encoding pilus assembly protein PilP, translating into MLIQYSSWTPNQALTIVCVVMLSVMSGCGGDDVSDLTKYIQDVKARPKGAIEPLPENKIVETFVFKPEGLRDPFKPTELNADEANPDVSGVTGIRPDTERRKEELEAFSLDTLRMVGTLKDQQGLWGLVKAKDGTIHSVRVGNHMGQNYGKIIRILEDKIELMEIVPDKPGTWREQQATLALVE; encoded by the coding sequence ATGTTAATTCAGTACAGCTCATGGACTCCTAATCAAGCGTTGACTATTGTATGCGTTGTTATGCTGAGCGTGATGAGTGGCTGCGGTGGTGATGACGTCAGTGATTTGACTAAATACATTCAAGATGTCAAAGCTCGCCCGAAGGGTGCCATTGAACCCCTGCCGGAAAATAAAATTGTCGAAACCTTTGTTTTTAAGCCCGAGGGTTTACGGGATCCTTTTAAGCCGACGGAGCTAAACGCCGATGAAGCCAATCCGGACGTTTCCGGGGTTACCGGCATCAGGCCCGATACCGAGCGCAGAAAGGAAGAATTGGAAGCTTTTTCGCTCGATACGCTCAGAATGGTTGGAACCCTGAAAGATCAACAGGGATTATGGGGCTTGGTTAAGGCCAAGGACGGTACCATTCATAGCGTCCGGGTAGGCAACCATATGGGGCAGAATTACGGCAAGATCATCCGCATACTCGAAGATAAAATTGAATTGATGGAAATCGTACCGGATAAGCCGGGAACCTGGCGCGAACAACAAGCAACATTAGCATTGGTTGAGTAA
- the pilQ gene encoding type IV pilus secretin family protein, with protein sequence MSTKQNKMMMNLRDHFSLRWLLMLMLTLQVFSVAAEEATINNLEFSSLAGNQLQIQLEMSGPVTEPKVFQTDNPSRIALDFEGVKSNLAKKSFPINQGAANTVYVVEASGRTRVVINLTEKVPYETKLDGNKYYVVLKSAGAVAAVNKIVQTSAAKETSLSRFLPEQAIKSIDFRRGPNGEGRLLLGLSTPNTVVDAKQSAGKVVLNFLNTKIPESLVKSFDVSDFATPVQSIEAVPRGESVNITITPGNPNYEYSSYQSDNLLTVEFRPLTPAEKEAQLREKQPYIGSKLSLNFQEIDVKAVLMILADHIKTQEGKEVNIITTDSVTGSIALHVNDVPWDQVLDVVMKLRGLSKRENGNVILVGPTEEIKVLEEKELEARRIYEQLEPLKTENIQINYARATDICNVLVGKGNFNQGGGPLTQSTKGGSGGSGGSSGGCGGTSSGSTLSSQQLQGGSGVQASDLRLISPRGAVIVDARTNTLIVKDTAKQLEEIHKMIAKLDVAVRQVLIESRIVIATTSFAQDIGTKFGVIKRGDALLMRGKGLSDTPDNTYGQGLEDGSDTSRILQDLGTALAASSGGSLALTLARGADYLLNLEISALQDDGKGELVSNPRVMTQDRVPATIKQGIEIPYTTVSQNGTQTEFKEAVLELKVIPQITPTGSVIMSLNIKRDSQGQAVTTGGQNTTAIDKREVETMVQVEDGETVVLGGVYESDAVTSVSTIPWVSDLPIVGWMFKKTVKDEAKRELLVFITPKVIKDSLTTN encoded by the coding sequence ATGAGTACTAAGCAAAACAAAATGATGATGAACTTACGAGACCATTTTTCTCTCCGATGGCTGTTAATGTTGATGTTAACTTTACAGGTGTTCTCGGTGGCTGCGGAGGAAGCGACGATCAATAATCTGGAGTTTTCCAGCCTGGCCGGGAATCAATTACAGATCCAATTGGAAATGAGTGGTCCCGTTACCGAGCCAAAAGTATTTCAGACCGACAATCCATCCAGAATTGCCCTGGATTTCGAGGGTGTAAAAAGCAATCTGGCAAAAAAAAGTTTTCCGATTAATCAGGGGGCGGCAAATACGGTTTATGTGGTAGAGGCATCGGGACGGACCAGGGTAGTGATTAACCTGACTGAAAAAGTGCCTTACGAAACTAAGCTCGACGGTAACAAATATTATGTTGTATTGAAGTCCGCCGGAGCGGTTGCCGCAGTCAATAAAATTGTGCAAACCAGTGCCGCAAAGGAAACATCACTGAGTCGGTTTCTACCGGAACAAGCTATCAAAAGTATTGATTTTAGACGCGGACCTAACGGAGAAGGTCGTTTGTTGTTAGGTTTATCAACCCCCAATACCGTGGTTGATGCCAAACAAAGTGCCGGAAAAGTAGTCTTGAACTTTCTGAATACCAAAATTCCGGAATCCTTGGTGAAAAGTTTCGATGTTTCTGACTTCGCTACGCCTGTTCAAAGCATTGAAGCGGTACCCAGGGGCGAAAGCGTTAATATCACGATTACGCCCGGTAACCCGAATTATGAGTATTCTTCATACCAGTCGGATAACTTGTTAACCGTCGAATTTAGGCCGTTGACTCCGGCGGAAAAAGAAGCCCAACTCAGGGAAAAGCAACCTTATATAGGTAGCAAATTATCGCTGAATTTTCAGGAAATCGACGTCAAAGCGGTGTTGATGATTCTTGCCGACCACATCAAAACCCAGGAAGGCAAGGAAGTAAATATCATCACGACAGATTCGGTGACGGGTTCCATTGCGTTGCATGTTAATGACGTGCCATGGGATCAGGTGTTGGATGTGGTGATGAAGTTACGCGGTCTTTCCAAAAGAGAAAACGGCAACGTGATTTTGGTCGGTCCGACCGAAGAAATTAAAGTTCTGGAAGAGAAAGAACTGGAAGCTAGACGAATTTATGAGCAGTTGGAGCCGTTAAAAACCGAAAACATCCAGATAAACTATGCTCGCGCCACCGACATCTGTAATGTGTTGGTCGGTAAAGGTAACTTTAATCAGGGTGGCGGTCCATTAACTCAATCGACTAAGGGGGGCTCGGGCGGCTCTGGTGGTAGTTCAGGTGGTTGTGGAGGCACATCTAGCGGGAGTACATTGAGTAGTCAGCAACTGCAGGGTGGTTCCGGGGTTCAAGCCAGCGATTTAAGATTGATTTCTCCCAGAGGCGCAGTGATTGTCGATGCCAGAACCAACACCTTGATTGTGAAGGATACGGCAAAACAATTGGAAGAAATCCATAAAATGATTGCCAAGCTGGATGTTGCGGTCAGGCAGGTTTTAATCGAATCCCGAATTGTGATTGCCACGACTTCTTTCGCACAAGATATTGGTACCAAGTTTGGAGTCATTAAGCGTGGGGATGCGCTTTTAATGCGGGGAAAAGGGCTTTCGGATACGCCGGATAATACATACGGCCAAGGTCTTGAAGACGGCTCTGATACATCAAGAATCTTGCAGGACTTGGGAACGGCATTGGCGGCTTCCAGCGGCGGATCTCTGGCCTTGACTCTGGCCCGAGGCGCCGATTATTTGCTGAACCTTGAAATCAGCGCTCTTCAGGATGATGGCAAGGGTGAGTTGGTATCCAATCCAAGAGTTATGACCCAAGATAGGGTGCCTGCTACCATCAAGCAAGGTATAGAAATTCCCTATACCACAGTCAGTCAAAACGGAACTCAAACTGAATTTAAGGAGGCAGTGCTTGAGTTGAAAGTGATACCCCAAATCACGCCGACCGGCAGTGTGATCATGTCGCTGAATATCAAAAGGGATTCGCAAGGCCAAGCCGTTACGACTGGTGGTCAAAACACTACGGCCATTGATAAGCGCGAGGTTGAGACCATGGTGCAGGTTGAAGATGGTGAAACAGTGGTTCTAGGTGGGGTTTATGAATCGGACGCTGTTACCTCTGTCAGTACTATTCCTTGGGTGTCCGATTTGCCGATTGTAGGCTGGATGTTCAAAAAGACCGTCAAGGATGAGGCGAAGCGTGAACTGTTGGTGTTCATTACCCCAAAAGTGATTAAGGATAGTTTGACCACCAACTAA
- a CDS encoding ankyrin repeat domain-containing protein, which produces MHKTSLVSAILAFNITEIESLINSGENINQSWDGFTPIQYAIYLKKVKIAKLLIANNADLRIYDCENESPLEHIFKKFKEPTALSILKSLPDIHIADNYERNTALHYASRRNYTKCIDYLIDKGANPNALNRHGQSAIFFAAKSDAWQSIDLLASRGADVDLRDKVDKKFWSPIFYAICKSHAECVSALIKHGAYVNLVDSDGSTPIFYAFHDIQLVSLLVMNGANLEVEDKYGRTPLFHAVFSGNAQIVELLMRYGSKVDHRDYQDRSSMQYAIQRGDDRIVQILMNRCNSVEYLGNTKNCAVELATDIG; this is translated from the coding sequence ATGCATAAAACTTCATTAGTTTCGGCAATCCTTGCCTTCAACATCACTGAAATTGAATCGCTCATCAACTCAGGCGAAAACATAAACCAATCTTGGGATGGTTTTACCCCCATTCAATATGCAATATATCTCAAAAAAGTTAAAATCGCCAAACTTCTGATTGCAAATAACGCCGACTTACGGATCTATGATTGCGAAAACGAATCCCCGCTTGAACACATATTCAAGAAATTCAAAGAGCCAACAGCGCTGTCGATCTTAAAATCTCTCCCCGACATCCATATCGCGGACAATTACGAACGAAACACTGCGCTTCATTACGCCTCGCGCCGCAACTATACCAAATGCATTGATTACCTTATTGATAAAGGAGCAAACCCGAATGCCCTAAACAGACATGGGCAATCAGCGATATTCTTCGCTGCTAAAAGCGACGCTTGGCAAAGCATAGATTTGCTGGCCAGCAGAGGTGCTGATGTTGATTTGCGTGACAAAGTTGATAAAAAGTTTTGGAGCCCAATCTTTTACGCAATATGCAAATCACATGCTGAATGTGTCTCAGCACTAATCAAGCACGGCGCTTATGTCAATCTTGTCGATAGTGATGGATCAACGCCGATTTTTTATGCGTTTCACGATATCCAGCTTGTGAGCTTATTGGTCATGAACGGCGCTAATCTTGAAGTTGAAGATAAGTATGGGCGAACACCGCTATTCCATGCAGTGTTCAGCGGAAATGCTCAAATTGTGGAGCTACTGATGAGGTATGGTTCCAAAGTTGATCATCGTGACTATCAGGACCGGTCATCAATGCAATATGCGATACAGCGAGGTGATGATCGGATTGTTCAGATTTTGATGAATCGCTGTAACAGTGTTGAGTATTTGGGCAACACGAAAAATTGTGCGGTTGAGCTGGCCACCGATATTGGATAA
- a CDS encoding helix-turn-helix domain-containing protein, with protein MHNNPEPDDCVLFGRRLTKIRKERGFSQEQLSRNCGIAQSYLSNVEQGKRNISLRNICLLARVLAIAPSELLMFDTE; from the coding sequence ATGCATAACAACCCTGAGCCTGACGATTGCGTTCTATTTGGACGTCGTCTCACTAAAATTCGCAAAGAGAGAGGTTTCTCTCAGGAACAGCTGTCCCGAAATTGTGGCATTGCGCAGTCCTATCTAAGTAATGTGGAGCAGGGTAAAAGAAATATTTCTCTGCGCAATATTTGTCTGCTCGCTAGAGTTCTAGCTATCGCACCGTCTGAATTGCTTATGTTTGATACTGAATGA